The following coding sequences are from one Paenibacillus tundrae window:
- the abc-f gene encoding ribosomal protection-like ABC-F family protein encodes MSLLSVENVSHNFGDRTLFKNVSFRLLSGERVGLVGANGVGKSTLMNILTGKLLKDSGKVEWTPKVRYGYLDQHTKLTPGKTIRDVLKDAFLPLLELEKEMMAITDQMADADPEQLEQLLEEMGDIQEQLEQGDFYLIDVKVEEMANGLGLSVIGLDRDVASLSGGQRTKVLLAKLLLEKPTALLLDEPTNYLDVEHIEWLTRYLKDYPYAFILISHDTEFMNEVVNVIYHLEFAKLTRYAANYNKFLEMADMQKAQHIDAYEKQQEYIKKQEDFIQRNKARASTSGRAKSREKQLGKIERIDRPDEAAKPTFKFKDARASSKTVFEGIDFEIGYSHALLPKMTMTIERGEKIAIVGCNGVGKSTLLKTILGKIPPISGKTFLGDYLETAYFEQEVRAGNITPIEDVWNEFSHLTQNEVRGHLARCGLKNEHITRPLNMLSGGEQAKVRLCKLLMRESNWILFDEPTNHLDVTAKAELKRALQEFKGTVLLVSHEPDFYEDWVTKTWDVEAWSEKN; translated from the coding sequence ATGAGTTTATTGTCAGTTGAGAACGTTAGTCACAATTTTGGAGACCGCACATTATTTAAAAATGTATCCTTTCGTTTACTGTCAGGTGAGCGAGTAGGTCTTGTTGGAGCAAATGGTGTAGGCAAATCCACGCTAATGAATATTTTGACCGGAAAATTGCTTAAAGATAGCGGCAAAGTTGAATGGACACCTAAAGTTCGTTATGGATATTTGGATCAGCATACCAAGCTAACGCCAGGTAAAACGATCCGGGATGTGCTGAAGGATGCATTCTTACCACTACTTGAATTAGAAAAAGAAATGATGGCAATTACAGATCAGATGGCTGATGCTGACCCTGAGCAATTGGAACAGTTGCTTGAAGAAATGGGTGACATCCAAGAACAGTTGGAGCAGGGCGATTTTTATTTGATCGATGTGAAGGTAGAAGAGATGGCTAACGGTCTGGGTCTGTCCGTCATTGGACTTGATCGTGACGTTGCTTCACTAAGTGGGGGTCAGCGTACCAAGGTGCTCCTGGCTAAGCTTCTCTTGGAGAAGCCTACAGCGCTTCTGCTCGATGAACCTACGAACTATCTGGATGTTGAGCATATTGAATGGCTGACCCGGTATTTGAAGGATTACCCGTATGCTTTTATTTTGATCTCCCATGATACAGAGTTCATGAACGAAGTAGTTAACGTGATCTACCACTTGGAATTTGCCAAGTTGACAAGATACGCAGCGAACTACAACAAGTTTCTTGAGATGGCCGATATGCAGAAAGCACAGCATATTGATGCTTATGAGAAGCAACAGGAGTATATCAAAAAGCAGGAAGACTTCATCCAGCGGAATAAAGCACGTGCTTCTACGTCAGGTCGTGCGAAGAGCCGTGAGAAGCAATTGGGTAAAATTGAACGGATTGATCGTCCGGATGAGGCAGCCAAACCTACTTTCAAATTCAAAGATGCTCGTGCCAGCAGTAAAACGGTGTTTGAGGGCATTGATTTTGAAATTGGATATTCTCATGCTTTATTACCTAAAATGACGATGACCATTGAACGTGGAGAGAAAATTGCTATTGTTGGTTGTAACGGTGTAGGTAAATCTACACTACTCAAAACGATTCTTGGTAAAATTCCACCAATCAGCGGCAAAACATTTTTGGGAGATTATCTGGAAACGGCTTATTTCGAGCAGGAGGTACGGGCGGGAAATATCACTCCAATCGAGGATGTATGGAATGAATTTTCGCATCTGACCCAGAATGAGGTTAGGGGACATCTTGCACGTTGTGGATTAAAAAACGAACATATTACTCGTCCACTTAACATGCTAAGTGGTGGAGAACAAGCAAAAGTGCGTTTGTGCAAGTTGTTAATGCGCGAGAGTAACTGGATTTTGTTCGATGAGCCGACCAATCACCTTGATGTAACAGCCAAAGCTGAACTGAAGCGCGCCCTGCAGGAATTTAAGGGTACAGTACTTCTCGTATCTCACGAACCTGATTTCTACGAGGATTGGGTTACAAAGACGTGGGATGTTGAAGCTTGGTCTGAGAAAAATTAG
- a CDS encoding thiamine phosphate synthase — MVITEEHDSDVTASFELHVISQGVGNLHNFVSISKDIWPWVDYIHIREKQKSPEQRREWANKLHQSGVPHHRIVVNGVLEVGQDEGFTGVHWGQADFSQSTTRSIGDMRKRIRIGVSVHSVDEAKAAEQQGVDYVFFGHIYDSNSKPGIKPRGLKLLAEVCATVNVPVIAIGGIGIEHVRDLRNVGARGLAVISHIWASEHPIQAVSALKQAIVESEG; from the coding sequence TTGGTAATTACAGAAGAGCATGACTCCGATGTCACAGCTTCTTTTGAGCTGCATGTCATTTCTCAAGGCGTAGGGAATTTGCACAACTTTGTGAGTATATCGAAGGATATATGGCCATGGGTGGACTATATTCATATTCGAGAAAAACAAAAGTCACCTGAGCAGCGTAGGGAGTGGGCAAACAAACTGCATCAATCAGGGGTTCCTCATCATCGTATTGTAGTCAATGGTGTGCTTGAAGTGGGTCAAGATGAAGGGTTCACAGGTGTGCATTGGGGTCAGGCAGATTTCTCACAAAGCACGACAAGATCTATAGGGGATATGCGAAAGCGAATTCGCATCGGTGTGTCCGTTCATTCTGTAGATGAAGCTAAGGCTGCTGAGCAACAGGGCGTAGACTATGTTTTTTTCGGTCATATCTATGACTCAAATAGTAAACCAGGAATCAAACCCAGAGGACTGAAGCTGCTTGCTGAAGTATGCGCCACAGTGAACGTTCCAGTAATTGCAATTGGTGGCATTGGGATCGAGCATGTTCGTGATCTTCGCAATGTAGGAGCGAGAGGCTTAGCGGTCATATCGCATATCTGGGCGAGTGAGCATCCAATCCAAGCGGTTAGTGCACTAAAACAGGCGATTGTGGAATCGGAAGGTTAA